Genomic segment of Saprospira sp. CCB-QB6:
TGGTTACAGGCTAAAGGCCAAGATGAACGCTTTCGCCGCAAGGTGGAGCGTATTTTTCGCTATGCGCAGGTCGACCGTCGCTACTCCATTATGGATATCGAAGAGGTCTTTCAGCAAACCTCCTTTGAGGAAAAGAATGCCCGTTATGCGGAAGAATATACCTTACTGACGCAGCAAGCCCTAGAAGGGGCCTTAAAAAAGGCCAATTTACAGCCTACTGATATTGATATTATCATCAGTGTAAGTTGTACGGGCATTATGATTCCCTCTATAGACGCCTACTTAATTAATGCGCTGAGAATGCGCCAAGATATTATGCGTTTGCCCGTAACAGAAATGGGCTGTGCAGGGGGTACCTCCGCATTGATTTATGCTTACAACCTGCTTCAGGCCAATCCAGGTAAACGAGCGGCCATTGTTGCCTTTGAATCACCTACGGCTACCTTTCAGCAAGATGATATGAGCATGGTAAATATGGTCAGTGCCGCCATCTTTGGCGATGGGGCTGTTTGTACCATCTTGGGCCCCTCCGAAGAGCTGAAACCCGCTATCATTGCGGGAGAGATGTATCATTTTTATGATGAAATTGATATGATGGGCTTCAAGCTGCGGAACACGGGCCTACAAATGATCTTGGACAAGGAAGTACCCAACAAAATTGAGCGACATTTTGAGGCCGTTTTGTTTCCCTTTATAGAAAAGCATGGGCTAAGCATCGAGCAAATCGAGCACTTAATCTTTCATCCCGGCGGCAAGAAGATCGTGCAGCTGGTCGAGAGTCTTTTTGCGGACCTAGACAAAAACATAGCAGAAACCAAAGAGGTTTTGCGCCTCTATGGCAATATGTCTTCGGCCACGGTGCTCTATGTTTTAGAGCGTTATTTAGAAAAGCCCATTGCCGCTGGCGAAAAGGGCCTGATGTTGAGTTTTGGTCCAGGGTTTTCTGCCCAACGCCTATTATTGAATTGGGAGTAGTCATTGCCCCGCTAAATCAGAAAGCCGATGTATAAGGAACAGCAACTTTGGGGGCTCATTTTGGGGGGCTCTTCGGGACTAGGTTGGGCGGCCGCCCAACAACTGGCCCAAAAAGGCATGTCGCTCTGCATTTATTATCGAGAACGGCGGGCCGATGCTCGGGTGGCCCAAGCTCGTTTTCAGGCTTTGGCCCTAGAAACGGGCGTGAGTATTTTGCACTATAATGTAGATGCCACGCAAAAAGAGCAAATTGCTCGATCTTTGGCAGAACTGGCCAATCGCCTGCCGCCAGAGGCTCGCTTTCGGCTGCTATTGCACAGCATTGCCAAGGGCAATCTCAAGGCCTTTTTGGGCCAGAATAATTTGACGAGTACTGATTTCCAGCTTACGGCCCAAAACATGGCTTATAGTATTGTCGATTGGGCGCAGGGATTAATTAATCTAGGCCGCTTTGCCGAAGATGCTCGAATTTTGGGGTTGAGCAGTGGGGGAAACCAAAGAGCTTGGTCCCATTATGCGGCCGTGTCAGCGGCTAAGACCGCTCTAGAGGCCATTATTCGCGCTATGGCTTTAGAGTATGCGCCCTTGGGCATTCGGGCGAATATTGTACAGGCGGGCATGATGAATACCCGTTCCTTTCAACTGATTCCCGGCAGCGATGATTTGGCCCAATTTGCCAAAAGTAGAAACCCTTTGGGCCGAATGACGGAGGCCGAAGATGTAGCCAAAGTCATTGAGCTACTCTGTCGAGCAGAATCAGCTTGGATTAATGGTGCCATTATTCCCGTAGATGGCGGAGAACGATTGATTTAACAACAGATGAAAGATAACTACCAAGATATTTTAGCCCTGCTCCCCTATGGCCCTAACTTCTGCTTTGTAGATGAGTTATTGGCGCTGAATAAAGAAGGCGTTATAGGGCAGTACCGCTTTGCTAAAGAGGCCCCCTTTTATGCCGATCATTTTCCAGAAAACCCAATTACCCCTGGGGTTTTGCTTTTGGAGTGCATGGCGCAGATTGGGCTCGTTTGCCTAGGCATTTATTTATTGAAAAAAGAGCTGCAGGAGGTCCCACAAATTGCCTTTAGTAGTTCTAAGGTCAATTTTTATCGGCCCCATCGGCCAGGAGAATTGCTTAGAGTAGAAGCCAAAAAGAAATTATTTCGTCTCCAACAGCTTCGAGTAAATGCCTCTGCCTATAATGAAGCGGGCGAATTGGTTGCCCAAGCCGAATTGGCGGGCATGTGGAGCAAAAAAACAAAAACAGATGCCTGAACATAGAGTCGTGATTACAGGTTTGGGGGTTGTTGCCCCCAATGCCTTGGGATGCAAGGATTTTTTGGCTGCTTTGCAGGCGGGCCAATCGGGAATTAGCTATCGCTCGGATTTAGAAGAATTGCAATTTGCTTGTCGTGTGGCAGGCTCCCCCCCTTTAACCGAAGAGTATATCAATAGTTATTTGACGCCCCTACAAAGGCGATATATTCAAGGCTCTGGACTTTTGTATGGCTGTTTGGCAGGCCTAGAAGCTTGGCAGGATGCCGCCTTGCCTATAACCGAAAAGGAAGAAGAGCCCGATTGGGCCGCGGGTTGCATCTTTGGGGGGGGACAATCCAGCATTGAGGTTGTTCGAGAGGGGATTTATAAAGTAGATGCGGGCAAGGTTCGCCGCATTGGCTCTTCTCTAATCCAACAGACGATGGAGAGCAGCATTAGCGCTTATTTGGGTGGCTTTTTGGGCCTGGGTAATCAGTTGAGTTCTAATTCGGCGGCTTGCAGCACGGGCAGCGAAGCTATATTAATGGGGTATGAGCGCATTCGGTCGGGACGAGCGGAGCGAATGTTGGTGGGTAGCTGCAATAGTTCTGGTCCATATATTTGGGCGGGTTTTGATTCTATGCGGGTGCTTTGTCGCAAGTTTAATGAGCATCCAGAACAGGCTTCGCGCCCCATGAGCGAGCAGGCCGCGGGCTTTGTGCCTGGCAGCGGCGCTGGCGCTATGGTTTTGGAGAGTTTGGCTTCGGCCCAAGCCCGTGGCGCTCGCATTTATGCCGAACTAAAGGGGGGACATTTAAATGCGGGCGGACAGCGCCAAGGCGGTAGCATGACGGCCCCTAACATCAAGGCGATAGAGCGCTGTATTCGCTTGGCCCTAGCTGATGCGGGCATTTCGGCTAGGGAGCTGGATGCTATTTCGGGTCATTTGACGGCCACCATGGGAGATCCCGCTGAAATTGGGGCTTGGGTGCGGGCTTTGGGCCGCTCTGCCGATGATTTCCCTAAGATTAATAGCCTAAAGTCATTGATTGGCCATTGTTTGTCGGCAGCGGGAGCGATTGAATCGGTGGCAGTGGTCTTGCAGCTGGTCCATGGCTTTTTGCACCCCAGCAAAAATGCGGAGGATCTTCATCCCGAAATTGCGGCCCAGATTGCGGCCAGTTGTATTCCCCTGCAAACAGAGGCCGCCAATTTGCGCTATATGGCCAAGGCGAGTTTTGGCTTTGGCGATGTGAATAGTTGTTTGCTTTTTGCCCGCTGGGAGGACTAGTATTTTCTTTTGGGGCTGCCCCTCCGGCCCTTTGGGCCTTCGGGTCGGGCCATTGCGCAGCTCGCTGATCGCTCGGCCCTTCGGCGCAAAGCGCCTCGGTCTGCCGCCTACGGCGGCCCTGCTACAGCCCCTCAGCCTGCGGCGGCTTTGCCGCCTGCTATCTGTGCTTGTAGGTTAAAACCTACAGCAAGAAGCGGTATTGCTTCGCAATCTTATATGCATGAGGGTTAACACCCTCATGCGTTGAACTTGGACCAAATCTGCAGCTAGCTTTTGCCCGCCTCCCCAAGGGATTCCTTAGGGAATCCCGCAGAGGGGTGGGTGGGCGGGGACATATTGACAAATGAGGAGCGCAGCGACGAATACCGCTTAAAAGGGCGGACCAAAAGGCCGAAGAAGAAGGACCAAGCAAAACCGCCCTGATGAGCGGCCCAGCGCTGCGGAGGGGTGGCCGAAGGCCAGACCAAGCAGGCTTCGCCTGCGCAGGGCCGAACAGTCTTGTGAGCCCCGCAGCATAGCGGCGGCCAGCTTGCTGGCCGCGGGCCCCAAAAAAAATAAAAAAATTTCACCCTCCTAAATAACTGATAAAAAGCAACTTAAAAGAAAGGCAGGAAATAAATGAAGAAAAAAAGCGGCTAAAAATGAAAAAAGATTTGTGAGATCCAAAAAGCCGCCTTATATTTGCAACGTCGAAAATGATAAGCGGATGTGGTGAAATTGGTAGACACGCTAGACTTAGGATCTAGTGCCGCAAGGTGTGTGGGTTCGAGTCCCTCCATCCGCACCAATTTAGAAAGTGCAAATTCTGATGGGATTTGCGCTTTTTTTTTGTGCAAAACCAAAGATCGGGCTTAAATCTATGCCTAGAATTAAGACAACTTCAGTATCTTTGGGCCACTTTTGGGGAAAATCCCTAAAATTACGATTTGATTATTAAGTTATTAAAGACTAGACACGATGCCAGTTGCAACGCATACGTTTAATGAGGGGGAGCAGACCGTAGTGCTGCACCTGCAGATTGCCAAGAATGAGTATATGAACTTGGTGGATAAAAAGTTGAAAGAAGTTCGCAAAAACTTCCAACAGCCTGGTTTCCGCCCTGGCAAGGCTCCTATGGGTCTATTGCGTAAGAAATTTGGGAATGAAATCCTTTGGGATGAAATGAACAAAATTTTGGACCAAGAGGTGCGCAATTTCATCCAAGAAAAAGAACTAAAGGTATTGGGTAACCCTATGCCTCAAAATAGTCTAGAAACGAACATCAACAAACCTGTAGATGTAGAACTAGACATCGAGATTGGTTATATGCCTAAGCAAGAGATTGTTGGCATTAGCGAAGATACTGCTTTCCCTTTCTACAAAGTAGAAATGAGCGAAACAGAGCTAGCTGAAGAAATCGAAGCACAGCGCAAGCAGCGTAGCCAAGACCTTAGCGAAGATGCTACGGATATCCAAGACAACGACCTTTTGGAAATCAAAGTAGTAGCGAACAATGAGGCTGCTTGGACCAATGAGTCGACTATGGTTGCCATGGACAAAGCCACAGCTGATGTACAAACTCAACTCAAAGCTATTGAGGTAGGTGGAAGCATTGTTTGCAAGTTGTCTGATTTGGATACAGCCCTAACTGCTGAGCGTCGTATGGGTATGTTCTTCCCTGAAGTAGAAACAGAAGAGGAAGATGTAGAAGTAACTGTAGAAGTACTCAAAGTGAAGCGTCAGATTCTTCGCGAATTGAATGAGGAGTTCTTTGCTGAGCTTTTCCCTGAGGATGAGATCAAAACAGAAGAAGAATTTAAGGCAAAATTTGCTGAAATGGTCAGCGAGCAATTTGCCCCTGCTGCTAAGAGCATCTACTTCCGTTATGTTTATGAGGAGTTGATGGAGAAAAACAACTTTGAACTTCCTGAGAAATTCTTGCGCAAATGGCTAGAAGAAAGCCGTGAAGAAAAACAAGAAGAAGTAAATGACGATAACTTTGCAGACTTTATGCGTCGTCTACGTTGGTCTTTGATCATCGATCAATTGACTAGCGAGCACAATGTAGAAGTAAGCCAAGAAGAAGTAGAGCATGCTATCCGTATGGCTATCGCTCGTCAGTACAACTTCCAAATTCCTCCTTACCACCCCATCATGGACAGCCA
This window contains:
- a CDS encoding 3-hydroxyacyl-ACP dehydratase FabZ family protein, which produces MKDNYQDILALLPYGPNFCFVDELLALNKEGVIGQYRFAKEAPFYADHFPENPITPGVLLLECMAQIGLVCLGIYLLKKELQEVPQIAFSSSKVNFYRPHRPGELLRVEAKKKLFRLQQLRVNASAYNEAGELVAQAELAGMWSKKTKTDA
- a CDS encoding trigger factor; amino-acid sequence: MPVATHTFNEGEQTVVLHLQIAKNEYMNLVDKKLKEVRKNFQQPGFRPGKAPMGLLRKKFGNEILWDEMNKILDQEVRNFIQEKELKVLGNPMPQNSLETNINKPVDVELDIEIGYMPKQEIVGISEDTAFPFYKVEMSETELAEEIEAQRKQRSQDLSEDATDIQDNDLLEIKVVANNEAAWTNESTMVAMDKATADVQTQLKAIEVGGSIVCKLSDLDTALTAERRMGMFFPEVETEEEDVEVTVEVLKVKRQILRELNEEFFAELFPEDEIKTEEEFKAKFAEMVSEQFAPAAKSIYFRYVYEELMEKNNFELPEKFLRKWLEESREEKQEEVNDDNFADFMRRLRWSLIIDQLTSEHNVEVSQEEVEHAIRMAIARQYNFQIPPYHPIMDSQIENLMKDEATVRQFGEQVQEQKVFEALFPLFGKAEETVDAAKFDEVYKARFEQNEAATSEEVVEEVEAEDAE
- a CDS encoding beta-ketoacyl-[acyl-carrier-protein] synthase family protein, encoding MPEHRVVITGLGVVAPNALGCKDFLAALQAGQSGISYRSDLEELQFACRVAGSPPLTEEYINSYLTPLQRRYIQGSGLLYGCLAGLEAWQDAALPITEKEEEPDWAAGCIFGGGQSSIEVVREGIYKVDAGKVRRIGSSLIQQTMESSISAYLGGFLGLGNQLSSNSAACSTGSEAILMGYERIRSGRAERMLVGSCNSSGPYIWAGFDSMRVLCRKFNEHPEQASRPMSEQAAGFVPGSGAGAMVLESLASAQARGARIYAELKGGHLNAGGQRQGGSMTAPNIKAIERCIRLALADAGISARELDAISGHLTATMGDPAEIGAWVRALGRSADDFPKINSLKSLIGHCLSAAGAIESVAVVLQLVHGFLHPSKNAEDLHPEIAAQIAASCIPLQTEAANLRYMAKASFGFGDVNSCLLFARWED
- a CDS encoding type III polyketide synthase: MSIKILSTHKALPRYSRSTQDILPYIDLWLQAKGQDERFRRKVERIFRYAQVDRRYSIMDIEEVFQQTSFEEKNARYAEEYTLLTQQALEGALKKANLQPTDIDIIISVSCTGIMIPSIDAYLINALRMRQDIMRLPVTEMGCAGGTSALIYAYNLLQANPGKRAAIVAFESPTATFQQDDMSMVNMVSAAIFGDGAVCTILGPSEELKPAIIAGEMYHFYDEIDMMGFKLRNTGLQMILDKEVPNKIERHFEAVLFPFIEKHGLSIEQIEHLIFHPGGKKIVQLVESLFADLDKNIAETKEVLRLYGNMSSATVLYVLERYLEKPIAAGEKGLMLSFGPGFSAQRLLLNWE
- a CDS encoding enoyl-ACP reductase FabI — protein: MYKEQQLWGLILGGSSGLGWAAAQQLAQKGMSLCIYYRERRADARVAQARFQALALETGVSILHYNVDATQKEQIARSLAELANRLPPEARFRLLLHSIAKGNLKAFLGQNNLTSTDFQLTAQNMAYSIVDWAQGLINLGRFAEDARILGLSSGGNQRAWSHYAAVSAAKTALEAIIRAMALEYAPLGIRANIVQAGMMNTRSFQLIPGSDDLAQFAKSRNPLGRMTEAEDVAKVIELLCRAESAWINGAIIPVDGGERLI